A single Drosophila ananassae strain 14024-0371.13 chromosome 3L, ASM1763931v2, whole genome shotgun sequence DNA region contains:
- the LOC6494569 gene encoding lysM and putative peptidoglycan-binding domain-containing protein 4 — translation MRRNARQQQNNLVEVDPDDVEDIFARPAYDDGEFAELVPLGRRPNGHARLGRFENTLEVKVQEGDTLQALALRFHCSVADIKRLNKIDRENEIHAHRVIRIPVTVHNVLLGNSGADALPSVHRSGNNSPRHNLEREPAQERNPLEDARQMLDERLLVASVNASGTVSGDQPSTSKAARQFYEGAQGAPSNEANLEHPFEDNAPLLNHMLVDRHAPMVRPIPGPSLRAIDWSGSDCDLSWICLLIFILALCVVIPLVYVIYLAEHPHQHHSAQ, via the exons ATGCGACGCAATGC GCGCCAGCAACAGAACAACCTTGTCGAAGTGGATCCCGACGACGTGGAGGATATCTTCGCCCGCCCCGCATATGATGATGGTGAGTTCGCGGAGCTGGTCCCGTTGGGCAGAAGACCCAATGGACACGCGCGCCTCGGTCGATTCGAAAACACGTTGGAGGTGAAGGTGCAGGAAGGCGATACTCTCCAGGCTCTGGCTCTGCGCTTCCACTGTTCCGTAGCGGACATCAAGCGGCTGAATAAGATCGACCGCGAGAATGAGATTCACGCGCACCGTGTCATCCGCATCCCGGTAACCGTGCACAACGTTCTTCTGGGCAACAGCGGAGCCGATGCGCTACCCTCTGTCCATCGGAGTGGGAATAATAGCCCACGGCACAACTTGGAGCGTGAGCCAGCCCAAGAACGCAATCCTCTTGAGGATGCGCGCCAAATGCTGGACGAACGACTTCTGGTGGCGTCTGTGAATGCATCCGGCACTGTCAGTGGCGACCAGCCATCTACAAGTAAAGCAGCTAGAcaattttatgaaggagctCAAGGAGCGCCCAGCAATGAAG CTAACCTGGAACATCCGTTTGAGGACAATGCCCCTCTTCTGAACCACATGCTGGTGGACAGGCATGCTCCTATGGTGCGTCCTATCCCAGGACCTTCGTTGCGCGCCATCGACTGGTCTGGGTCGGACTGTGACTTGTCCTGGATTTGCCTGCTGATCTTTATACTCGCCCTGTGCGTTGTCATACCGCTGGTCTACGTTATCTACCTGGCGGAACACCCGCACCAGCATCACAGTGCCCAGTAG
- the LOC6496036 gene encoding retinol dehydrogenase 13 has translation MCIFIDCLLSPVILWPTIIASAIYFLKEYMQGGKFTKVTNETGKVFIVTGANTGIGKETALEIARRGGTVYMACRDMNRCEKARKEIVQETNNQNVFSRQLDLSSLDSIREFAAGFLKEQDKLHVLINNAGVMRCPKTLTKDGFEIQLGVNHIGHFLLTHLLLDVLKKTAPSRIVVVSSLAHTRGTINVKDLNSERSYDEGLAYSQSKLANVLFTRELAKRLEGTGVTVNSLHPGVVSTELARNWAFFQTNLAKYVIRPAIWPLIKTPKSGAQTTIYAALDPDLEKVTGLYFSDCKPKDVAPAAKDEKTGKFLWEESEKWTGLGKSE, from the exons ATGTGCATTTTCATTGACTGTCTACTGAGCCCAGTAATTCTGTGGCCGACCATAATCGCCTCGGCTATCTACTTCTTGAA GGAATATATGCAGGGCGGAAAGTTCACAAAGGTTACCAATGAAACCGGCAAAGTGTTCATTGTCACAGGAGCCAACACGGGAATCGGCAAGGAGACAGCCTTGGAGATTGCCCGTCGCGGTGGTACTGTCTATATGGCTTGCCGGGATATGAACCGGTGCGAGAAGGCCCGTAAAGAAATCGTCCAGGAGACTAATAACCAAAACGTCTTCTCACGCCAGTTGGATTTGAGTTCCCTGGACTCCATTCGAGAATTCGCAGCTGG CTTCTTAAAAGAGCAGGATAAGTTGCATGTCCTGATAAACAATGCCGGAGTGATGCGCTGTCCAAAAACCTTGACCAAAGATGGTTTCGAAATTCAATTGGGCGTTAACCACATCGGTCACTTCCTGTTAACCCACCTGTTGCTGGATGTACTAAAA AAAACAGCTCCAAGCCGAATTGTGGTCGTGTCCAGCTTGGCCCACACCCGAGGCACTATTAACGTCAAAGACTTGAACAGCGAGAGGTCCTACGATGAGGGACTGGCCTATAGCCAAAGCAAATTGGCAAATGTTTTGTTCACCCGCGAATTGGCCAAGCGATTGGAGGGAACTGGTGTCACAGTTAACTCGCTGCATCCTGGCGTTGTAAGCACCGAGCTTGCTAGAAATTGGGCATTCTTCCAAACCAACCTAGCAAA GTATGTCATCAGGCCGGCGATTTGGCCTCTTATCAAGACTCCAAAAAGCGGAGCGCAGACCACGATTTACGCTGCATTGGACCCTGACCTGGAGAAGGTGACTGGCTTGTACTTTAGCGACTGCAAGCCTAAAGATGTGGCTCCTGCCGCCAAGGACGAAAAGACTGGAAAGTTCCTGTGGGAGGAAAGCGAAAAGTGGACAGGCTTGGGCAAATCCGAGTAG
- the LOC6496032 gene encoding retinol dehydrogenase 11 isoform X2 yields the protein MEIIISFLQKIAPFLLAHGFVGIIAFCVRLYMQGGKFKKQTDETGKVAIVTGGNTGLGKETAMELARRGATVYLACRNKEKGEKAQLEIIKATGNSNVFARLCDLSSMESIREFVEDFKKEQNKLHILINNAGVFWEPRRVTKEGFETHLGVNHIGHFLLTHLLLDVLKKSAPSRIVVVASKAHERGQIIVEDINSEEFYDEGVAYCQSKLANILFARELAKQLEGSGVTVNSLNPGIADTEIARNMIFFQTKFAQTLLRPLLWAMMKTPKNGAQTTLYVALDPELENISGQYFSDCKLAPVSPAALDDQMAKWLWAKTEKWAGIGL from the exons ATGGAAATCATTATTAGCTTTCTGCAAAAAATAGCTCCCTTCTTGCTGGCCCATGGCTTTGTCGGCATTATCGCCTTTTGTGTGAG GCTTTATATGCAGGGGGGAAAGTTCAAAAAGCAAACCGATGAGACTGGAAAAGTGGCAATTGTTACGGGCGGAAATACTGGCCTTGGAAAGGAGACAGCTATGGAGCTGGCCAGAAGAGGAGCTACTGTCTACTTAGCCTGCAGGAACAAGGAAAAGGGTGAAAAAGCTCAACTAGAAATCATCAAGGCCACTGGAAACTCTAATGTATTTGCCCGCCTGTGTGACTTGTCTTCGATGGAATCTATTCGGGAATTCGTAGAAGA ctttaaaaaagAGCAGAATAAGTTGCATATTTTAATCAACAACGCAGGAGTCTTCTGGGAGCCCCGCAGGGTCACGAAAGAGGGTTTTGAAACCCACTTGGGAGTAAACCACATTGGTCACTTTTTGCTCACCCACTTGTTGCTCGACGTGCTGAAGAAATCAGCTCCCAGCCGGATTGTTGTGGTGGCCAGTAAGGCGCATGAACGAGGGCAAATCATTGTGGAAGATATTAATAGTGAGGAGTTCTACGACGAAGGTGTTGCTTACTGCCAAAGTAAACTGGCCAATATCCTGTTTGCCCGGGAGTTGGCCAAACAACTGGAGGGTTCTGGGGTGACTGTGAACTCCCTCAATCCGGGAATCGCAGACACAGAAATTGCACGAAACATGATCTTCTTCCAAACCAAGTTCGCTCA AACCCTTCTGAGGCCCCTGCTGTGGGCCATGATGAAAACACCAAAGAATGGAGCCCAAACTACACTATATGTCGCCCTAGATCCCGAATTGGAAAATATATCTGGGCAGTACTTCAGCGACTGCAAATTGGCTCCAGTATCCCCGGCAGCTCTCGACGATCAGATGGCTAAATGGCTCTGGGCCAAGACCGAGAAGTGGGCGGGCATTGGCCTGTGA
- the LOC6496034 gene encoding retinol dehydrogenase 12, giving the protein MCVCDCLCSLILWPALIGVGAYFLRQYMQGGKFTKQTNESGKVFIITGANTGIGKETALEIAKRGGTVYLACRNMNRCEKARQEIIKETNNQKVFARELDLSSLESIRKFAAGFKREEDQLHVLINNAGVMHIEKTLTKDGFELQLGVNHMGHFLLTHLLLDVLKKTAPSRIVNVSSLAHTQGSINVEDLNSEKSYSRINAYSQSKLANVLFTRELSKRLEGTGVTVNSLHPGAVDTELQRNWGFLKIDLVKLLVRPLLWTLFKTSKNGAQTTLYAALDPDLEKVSGLYFSDCKPKDVAPAAKDNKTAKFLWAESEKWTGVNSSKLD; this is encoded by the exons ATGTGTGTTTGTGATTGTTTGTGCTCTCTAATACTGTGGCCTGCTCTTATTGGCGTGGGCGCCTATTTTCTGAG GCAGTATATGCAGGGCGGCAAGTTTACAAAGCAGACCAATGAATCCGGCAAAGTATTTATTATTACGGGAGCCAACACGGGAATCGGCAAGGAGACAGCCCTGGAGATCGCCAAGCGAGGAGGCACCGTCTACCTGGCGTGCCGGAATATGAACAGATGTGAAAAGGCCCGCCAAGAAATCATCAAGGAGACCAACAACCAGAAGGTCTTTGCTCGAGAGTTGGATCTAAGTTCTCTGGAATCGATTCGTAAATTTGCTGCAGG ATTTAAACGTGAAGAGGACCAACTTCATGTCCTGATTAACAATGCCGGAGTGATGCACATCGAGAAAACTTTGACCAAGGATGGCTTTGAGTTGCAGTTGGGTGTCAACCACATGGGTCACTTCCTGCTCACGCATTTACTCCTGGATGTGCTGAAG AAAACTGCTCCCAGTCGTATTGTAAACGTTTCGAGCTTGGCCCACACTCAAGGATCTATCAATGTTGAAGACTTGAACAGCGAGAAGTCCTACAGTAGAATCAATGCCTATAGCCAGAGCAAATTGGCCAACGTCCTGTTTACCCGCGAACTGTCCAAGCGATTGGAAGGAACCGGTGTCACTGTCAATTCCCTCCATCCTGGCGCTGTGGACACGGAGCTGCAAAGAAATTGGGGCTTCCTCAAGATTGACCTGGTGAA ACTTTTGGTGCGTCCTCTATTGTGGACGCTTTTCAAGACATCAAAGAATGGAGCCCAGACTACCCTTTATGCTGCCCTAGACCCCGATTTGGAGAAGGTTTCGGGATTGTACTTCAGTGACTGCAAACCTAAGGATGTGGCTCCTGCCGCCAAGGACAACAAAACCGCTAAGTTCTTGTGGGCTGAGAGCGAGAAGTGGACTGGCGTGAATAGTTCAAAGTTGGactaa
- the LOC26514796 gene encoding 26S proteasome regulatory subunit 7 — MPDYLGDDQRKVKHDEKEEKEIKSLDEGDIELLKTYGQSQYHKSIKSIEEDIQKAVKQVNELTGIKESDTGLAPPALWDLAADKQILQNEQPLQVARCTKIINADSDDPKYIINVKQFAKFVVDLADSVAPTDIEEGMRVGVDRNKYQIHIPLPPKIDPTVTMMQVEDKPDVTYSDVGGCKEQIEKLREVVETPLLHPEKFVNLGIEPPKGVLLFGPPGTGKTLCARAVANRTDACFIRVIGSELVQKYVGEGARMVRELFEMARSKKACLIFFDEIDAIGGARFDDGAGGDNEVQRTMLELINQLDGFDPRGNIKVLMATNRPDTLDPALMRPGRLDRKVEFGLPDQDGRSHIFKIHARSMSVERDIRFDLLARLCPNSTGAEIRSVCTEAGMFAIRARRKVATEKDFLEAVNKVIKSYAKFSATPRYMTYN, encoded by the coding sequence ATGCCGGACTACCTGGGAGATGATCAGCGCAAAGTTAAGCACGACGAGAAGGAGGAGAAAGAAATTAAGTCTCTGGACGAGGGTGATATAGAGCTGCTGAAGACTTATGGACAGAGCCAGTACCACAAGTCGATCAAAAGCATCGAAGAGGACATTCAAAAGGCGGTGAAGCAGGTCAACGAGCTGACTGGCATCAAGGAGAGCGACACGGGCCTGGCGCCCCCCGCCCTATGGGATTTGGCTGCCGACAAGCAGATCCTGCAGAATGAGCAACCCCTGCAAGTCGCCCGCTGCACCAAGATCATTAATGCCGACTCTGATGACCCCAAGTACATCATTAACGTAAAGCAGTTCGCTAAGTTCGTGGTGGACCTGGCTGATTCAGTTGCTCCCACCGATATTGAGGAGGGCATGCGTGTCGGTGTCGACCGCAACAAGTACCAGATTCACATCCCGCTTCCTCCGAAAATCGACCCCACGGTGACCATGATGCAGGTGGAGGACAAACCAGATGTGACCTATAGCGATGTGGGAGGTTGCAAGGAGCAGATTGAGAAATTGCGCGAAGTTGTGGAGACCCCTCTCCTGCATCCTGAGAAGTTCGTCAATCTGGGCATTGAACCACCAAAGGGAGTGCTGCTGTTCGGCCCTCCTGGCACAGGGAAAACGCTTTGTGCCCGAGCTGTAGCCAATCGCACAGACGCCTGTTTCATTCGAGTCATCGGTTCTGAACTGGTGCAGAAGTACGTGGGAGAGGGTGCACGTATGGTGCGTGAGCTGTTCGAGATGGCTCGCTCCAAAAAGGCCTGCCTCATCTTCTTTGATGAAATCGATGCTATTGGTGGCGCCCGATTCGATGATGGTGCCGGTGGCGACAACGAAGTGCAACGTACCATGTTGGAACTGATTAACCAGCTGGATGGTTTCGATCCGCGTGGCAACATCAAGGTTCTGATGGCTACCAACAGACCCGACACCCTTGACCCGGCGTTGATGCGTCCTGGTCGTCTTGATCGTAAAGTGGAGTTCGGTCTTCCCGACCAGGATGGTCGCTCGCACATTTTCAAGATCCATGCCCGGTCCATGTCCGTGGAGCGGGACATTCGTTTCGACCTGCTGGCCCGCCTCTGCCCCAACTCGACAGGTGCTGAGATCCGGTCAGTGTGCACGGAGGCCGGTATGTTTGCCATTCGAGCACGTCGTAAGGTGGCCACCGAGAAGGACTTCCTCGAAGCTGTCAACAAGGTTATCAAGAGCTACGCCAAGTTCAGCGCCACTCCCCGCTATATGACCTACAATTAA
- the LOC6496035 gene encoding retinol dehydrogenase 12 yields the protein MVCDAKFTKQTVETGKVFIVTGANSGIGKETALEIAKRGGTVYMACRDLNRSEEIRVEIENISGNSNVFVRELDLSSLESIRQFAESFKKEQDKLHVLINNAGVMHTPKTLTKDGFELQLGVNHIGHFLLTHLLLDVLKKSAPSRIVNLSSAAHLLGSINMDDLNSEQPYSRIGAYNQSKLANVLFTRELARRLEGTGVTVNAVHPGAVNTELARTWSPAVKIALTPLMWAFKTPKSGAQTSLYAALDPDLELVTGQYFSGCKPANVASAAKDDKTSQFLWSESEKWTGIEVY from the exons atggtgTGTGACGCAAAGTTTACAAAACAGACAGTGGAAACCGGAAAGGTTTTCATTGTCACAGGAGCCAATAGTGGCATCGGAAAGGAGACAGCTCTAGAAATTGCCAAAAGAGGAGGAACTGTCTATATGGCCTGCCGGGACTTAAATAGATCTGAAGAGATCCGGGTGGAAATAGAAAACATTTCGGGGAATTCAAATGTTTTCGTGAGAGAATTGGACTTGAGTTCTTTGGAATCGATTCGCCAGTTCGCAGAAAG TTTCAAAAAAGAGCAGGATAAGCTCCACGTCCTGATCAACAATGCTGGGGTAATGCACACCCCAAAAACCCTTACTAAGGATGGGTTTGAATTGCAGTTGGGTGTTAATCACATCGGCCACTTTCTGCTCACTCATTTACTGTTGGATGTTTTAAAG aaatcgGCGCCTAGTCGCATAGTCAACTTATCAAGCGCTGCCCATTTGCTTGGTTCCATCAATATGGATGACTTGAACAGTGAACAACCCTACAGTCGCATCGGAGCCTACAACCAAAGCAAACTGGCCAATGTTTTGTTCACCAGGGAGCTGGCAAGGAGGTTGGAAGGAACCGGTGTAACCGTCAATGCCGTACATCCAGGCGCCGTGAACACAGAACTGGCAAGGACTTGGAGCCCCGCCGTAAA GATTGCTTTAACTCCATTGATGTGGGCTTTTAAAACACCGAAAAGTGGAGCTCAAACTTCTCTTTATGCCGCACTGGATCCTGATCTGGAACTGGTTACTGGTCAGTACTTTAGCGGCTGCAAGCCAGCGAATGTGGCATCTGCTGCCAAGGACGATAAAACTTCACAGTTCTTGTGGTCTGAGAGCGAGAAGTGGACTGGGATCGAAGTATACtaa
- the LOC6496033 gene encoding retinol dehydrogenase 12: MNEFGEFLLRPEVYAPIGTIIALYLIRHYVQGRQFTKKTDETGKVVIVTGCNTGIGKETVLELAHRGATVYMACRNMVKCEEARKEIIKATGNRNIFSSQLDLSSMASIRSFATRFMSEESKLHILINNAGIMDCPRMLTKDGFEMQIGVNHMGHFLLTLLLLDVLKATAPSRIVVVSSLAHRFGTIKQHDLNSEKSYSRKFAYAQSKLANVLFTRELAKRLTGSGVTVNALHPGVVDTELIRYMRFFGWKIIKFISRPVYWVFFKTPKSGAQTTLFAALDPKLENVSGQYFSDCKPTSVGSNAKNEKVAKFLWEESEKWTGMTSHIV; encoded by the exons ATGAATGAGTTTGGAGAGTTCCTGCTGCGACCGGAGGTCTATGCGCCAATAGGAACCATTATCGCATTGTACCTTATCAG GCACTATGTACAGGGAAGGCAGTTCACTAAGAAAACGGATGAAACTGGAAAGGTGGTGATCGTGACTGGATGCAATACGGGAATTGGTAAGGAAACTGTGTTGGAATTAGCTCACCGAGGAGCCACCGTTTACATGGCCTGTAGGAATATGGTCAAGTGCGAAGAGGCAAGGAAAGAAATAATTAAGGCCACTGGCAACCGCAATATATTTTCGAGTCAGCTAGATTTATCTTCTATGGCATCGATAAGAAGTTTCGCCACAAG ATTTATGAGTGAAGAAAGTAAACTTCACATTCTAATTAACAACGCCGGCATTATGGACTGCCCTCGAATGTTGACCAAGGATGGCTTTGAAATGCAAATCGGAGTCAATCACATGGGTCACTTTCTACTGACACTCCTGCTCCTGGATGTCCTGAAAGCCACTGCCCCCAGTAGAATCGTGGTCGTATCCAGTTTGGCTCACCGTTTCGGAACAATCAAGCAACACGATCTGAACAGTGAAAAGTCCTACAGCCGAAAATTCGCATACGCCCAGAGCAAACTGGCCAATGTTTTGTTTACTCGGGAATTGGCAAAAAGGCTCACAGGATCAGGAGTCACAGTTAATGCCTTACATCCTGGCGTGGTAGATACGGAACTCATTAGATACATGAGATTTTTTGGATGGAAGATCATAAA ATTCATTTCAAGGCCTGTTTATTGGGTGTTTTTCAAGACTCCAAAGAGTGGAGCTCAAACCACCTTATTTGCGGCGCTGGATCccaaattggaaaatgtttctGGACAATACTTTAGTGATTGTAAGCCCACAAGTGTAGGATCTAACGCCAAAAACGAGAAAGTTGCAAAGTTTCTTTGGGAAGAGAGTGAGAAGTGGACTGGTATGACGAGTCACATAGTTTAA
- the LOC6496032 gene encoding retinol dehydrogenase 11 isoform X1 has translation MEIIISFLQKIAPFLLAHGFVGIIAFCVRLYMQGGKFKKQTDETGKVAIVTGGNTGLGKETAMELARRGATVYLACRNKEKGEKAQLEIIKATGNSNVFARLCDLSSMESIREFVEDFKKEQNKLHILINNAGVFWEPRRVTKEGFETHLGVNHIGHFLLTHLLLDVLKKSAPSRIVVVASKAHERGQIIVEDINSEEFYDEGVAYCQSKLANILFARELAKQLEGSGVTVNSLNPGIADTEIARNMIFFQTKFAQYVVETLLRPLLWAMMKTPKNGAQTTLYVALDPELENISGQYFSDCKLAPVSPAALDDQMAKWLWAKTEKWAGIGL, from the exons ATGGAAATCATTATTAGCTTTCTGCAAAAAATAGCTCCCTTCTTGCTGGCCCATGGCTTTGTCGGCATTATCGCCTTTTGTGTGAG GCTTTATATGCAGGGGGGAAAGTTCAAAAAGCAAACCGATGAGACTGGAAAAGTGGCAATTGTTACGGGCGGAAATACTGGCCTTGGAAAGGAGACAGCTATGGAGCTGGCCAGAAGAGGAGCTACTGTCTACTTAGCCTGCAGGAACAAGGAAAAGGGTGAAAAAGCTCAACTAGAAATCATCAAGGCCACTGGAAACTCTAATGTATTTGCCCGCCTGTGTGACTTGTCTTCGATGGAATCTATTCGGGAATTCGTAGAAGA ctttaaaaaagAGCAGAATAAGTTGCATATTTTAATCAACAACGCAGGAGTCTTCTGGGAGCCCCGCAGGGTCACGAAAGAGGGTTTTGAAACCCACTTGGGAGTAAACCACATTGGTCACTTTTTGCTCACCCACTTGTTGCTCGACGTGCTGAAGAAATCAGCTCCCAGCCGGATTGTTGTGGTGGCCAGTAAGGCGCATGAACGAGGGCAAATCATTGTGGAAGATATTAATAGTGAGGAGTTCTACGACGAAGGTGTTGCTTACTGCCAAAGTAAACTGGCCAATATCCTGTTTGCCCGGGAGTTGGCCAAACAACTGGAGGGTTCTGGGGTGACTGTGAACTCCCTCAATCCGGGAATCGCAGACACAGAAATTGCACGAAACATGATCTTCTTCCAAACCAAGTTCGCTCAGTATGTAGTGGA AACCCTTCTGAGGCCCCTGCTGTGGGCCATGATGAAAACACCAAAGAATGGAGCCCAAACTACACTATATGTCGCCCTAGATCCCGAATTGGAAAATATATCTGGGCAGTACTTCAGCGACTGCAAATTGGCTCCAGTATCCCCGGCAGCTCTCGACGATCAGATGGCTAAATGGCTCTGGGCCAAGACCGAGAAGTGGGCGGGCATTGGCCTGTGA
- the LOC26515598 gene encoding retinol dehydrogenase 12, whose protein sequence is MPFCDGEFTKQTDETGKVFLVTGANAGIGKETVLEIAKRGGTVFMACRNMEKAKQAREEIITATNNPNVFVRQLDLSSMDSIRQFAENFKKERDTLHVLINNAGVMGLPRTLTKDGFEMQMGVNHMGHFLLTHLLLDVLKKSAPSRIVNVSSALHEQGTINVDDLNSEKSYSRFGAYNQSKLANVLFTRELAKRLEGTGVTVNALHPGAVDTDLVDSWPSAMKFLLKPAVWMFFKTPKSGAQTSLYAALDPDLEKVTGQYFSDCKPKEVSAAAKDEKTAKFLWAESQKWTGIKE, encoded by the exons ATGCCATTTTGCGACGGAGAGTTTACCAAACAGACGGATGAAACCGGCAAGGTGTTCCTTGTCACGGGAGCCAATGCTGGAATCGGCAAGGAGACAGTGCTGGAGATAGCCAAGCGTGGAGGAACTGTCTTCATGGCCTGCCGGAATATGGAAAAGGCAAAACAGGCCCGGGAGGAAATAATTACTGCTACCAACAATCCAAACGTATTTGTAAGGCAGTTGGACCTTAGCTCTATGGACTCAATACGACAGTTTGCTGAAAA tttcaaaaagGAGAGGGATACCCTCCACGTCCTTATTAACAATGCAGGAGTAATGGGCCTCCCGAGGACTTTGACAAAAGATGGTTTTGAAATGCAAATGGGTGTAAATCACATGGGTCATTTCCTGCTTACCCACTTGCTGCTGGATGTTTTAAAG aaaTCAGCTCCCAGTAGGATAGTAAATGTTTCCAGTGCTTTACACGAGCAGGGAACTATCAATGTAGATGACCTGAACAGCGAAAAATCATATAGTCGATTCGGAGCCTACAATCAAAGTAAATTGGCCAACGTTTTGTTCACCAGGGAGCTGGCTAAGCGCCTGGAAGGAACCGGGGTCACTGTCAATGCCCTTCATCCAGGTGCCGTGGACACGGATCTAGTAGACTCCTGGCCCTCTGCTATGAA gtttttattaaagcctgCTGTATGGATGTTTTTTAAGACGCCAAAGAGTGGAGCTCAAACTTCTCTTTATGCTGCATTGGATCCGGATCTGGAAAAGGTAACTGGACAGTACTTTAGTGACTGTAAGCCCAAGGAAGTTTCAGCCGCTGCCAAGGACGAAAAGACAGCCAAGTTTTTGTGGGCAGAGAGCCAAAAATGGACAGGAATTAAGGAATGA
- the LOC6496031 gene encoding retinol dehydrogenase 13 — MALFSFLRSRTVFWLSVAGTTVGAACGIKDLMQGGRFTKETDETGKVVIVTGANTGIGKETVRELAKRNATVYMACRNLKKCEEARKEIVLETKNPNIYCRQCDLASQESIRHFVAAYKREQTKLHILINNAGVMRCPRSLTTDGIELQLGVNHMGHFLLTTQLLDMLKKSAPSRIVNVSSLAHTRGEINTGDLNSDKSYDEGKAYSQSKLANVLFTRELARRLEGTGVTVNALHPGVVDTEIIRHMGFFNNFFAGLFVKPLFWPFVKTPKNGAQTTLYVALDPELKKVTGQYFSDCKIKEVAPAALDVQTAKWLWAVSDKWTKPATIDIK; from the exons ATGGCACTATTTTCGTTTTTAAGAAGTAGAACTGTTTTCTGGCTGAGTGTCGCTGGCACCACGGTGGGTGCAGCTTGTGGCATAAA GGACCTTATGCAAGGCGGCCGATTCACCAAAGAGACTGATGAAACCGGCAAAGTAGTCATCGTGACTGGTGCCAATACAGGGATAGGGAAGGAAACGGTACGAGAACTTGCTAAGCGGAATGCCACGGTTTATATGGCATGCCGGAACCTGAAGAAATGTGAAGAG GCCCGCAAAGAAATAGTTTTGGAAACCAAGAATCCGAACATCTACTGCCGGCAATGCGATCTTGCCTCCCAAGAATCCATCCGCCATTTCGTGGCTGC CTACAAACGTGAGCAAACCAAGCTTCACATCCTTATAAATAATGCGGGCGTCATGCGTTGTCCTCGATCCTTGACGACAGATGGTATTGAGCTTCAATTGGGAGTAAATCACATGGGCCACTTCCTTCTAACTACGCAATTGTTGGATATGCTTAAG AAATCCGCTCCCAGTAGGATTGTTAATGTCTCAAGCTTAGCTCACACTCGTGGTGAAATAAATACCGGCGACCTCAACAGCGACAAATCCTACGACGAAGGCAAAGCCTACTCGCAAAGTAAACTGGCCAATGTCCTCTTTACAAGAGAACTTGCCAGACGACTGGAGGGTACCGGGGTGACTGTTAATGCCCTACATCCTGGCGTTGTGGATACAGAGATTATAAGACACATGGGCTTCTTTAATAACTTCTTTGCAGG GTTGTTTGTGAAACCCTTGTTCTGGCCATTTGTTAAGACTCCAAAGAATGGTGCCCAGACCACGTTGTATGTTGCCCTGGATCCTGAACTGAAAAAGGTGACCGGCCAATATTTTAGCGACTGCAAAATCAAGGAAGTGGCTCCGGCGGCCTTGGACGTTCAAACTGCCAAGTGGCTTTGGGCAGTCAGTGACAAGTGGACTAAACCAGCGACCATCGATATAAAATAG